One Oryza brachyantha chromosome 3, ObraRS2, whole genome shotgun sequence DNA segment encodes these proteins:
- the LOC102712903 gene encoding NEDD8-activating enzyme E1 regulatory subunit AXR1-like isoform X1: MAAAAVSFAEPKTKYDRQLRIWGDQGQDALEKASICLLTCGPTGTEAMKNLVLGGVGSVTVVDGSKVEPSDLGNNFLLDVGCLGQSRAKSVCSFLQELNDAVNAKFVEESPLDLIDTNPSFFSQFTVVIATQLPESSLLKLDSICRKANIVLVAARSYGLTGLVRISVKEHNVIESKPDHFLDDLRLHDPWTELKQFAKSIDINDKDPVVHKHTPYIVILVRLAEKWADAHDGRLPSTRQEKREFKDLIREHMLNLDEENYKEAVESSYKVSVTPGISDDIRKIIDDSSAEVNSSSSDFWVLVAALKEFIANEGNGEPPLEGTIPDMTSLTEYYVSLQRIYQAKAESDCLALEHHVRDILKRIDRDPDSISRAYIKAFCRNARKLKVCRYRSLEEEFSSPFLSEAQKYFTDEDYCFAINFYVLLRAVDRLTANYSRFPGLFDSEIDEDVPRLKTAAVSVMREMGLNGAPLSEDLITEMCRFGGAEIHPVAAFIGGVASQEVIKLVTKQFVPLLGTFIFNGIDHKSQVLVL, encoded by the exons atggccgccgccgccgtctccttcGCCGAGCCCAAGACCAAGTACGATCGCCAGCTCAG GATATGGGGTGATCAAGGACAAGATGCACTGGAGAAGGCTAGCATATGCCTGCTTACCTGTGGCCCCACTGGAACTGAAGCAATGAAGAATCTTGTGCTTGGAGGAGTAGGGAGTGTTACTGTCGTTGATGGTTCCAAAGTCGAACCATCTGACCTTGGAAACAACTTTTTGT TGGATGTAGGGTGCTTGGGGCAATCAAGAGCAAAATCTGTATGTTCATTCCTGCAAGAGCTGAATGATGCTGTAAATGCCAAGTTTGTTGAGGAGTCTCCTCTGGATCTTATAGATACAAATCCTTCGTTCTTTTCACAGTTTACCGTTGTCATTGCTACTCAG CTTCCGGAGAGTTCTTTACTGAAACTAGATAGTATCTGCAGGAAAGCAAATATTGTGTTGGTTGCTGCACGTTCATATGGTCTTACTGGTCTAGTAAGGATCAGTGTCAAG GAGCACAATGTTATAGAATCAAAACCAGACCACTTCTTGGATGATTTACGCCTTCATGATCCATGGACTGAACTCAAGCA ATTTGCAAAATCAattgatataaatgataaagatCCAGTTGTGCACAAGCACACCCCGTACATTGTTATCCTTGTGAGGCTTGCGGAAAAATGGGCAGATGCACATGATGGACGCTTACCTTCAACTAGGCAAGAGAAAAGGGAATTCAAG GACCTGATTCGAGAGCATATGCTTAATTTAGATGAAGAGAACTATAAAGAAGCAGTGGAATCCTCGTATAAAGTCTCCGTCACTCCAGGAATCA GTGATGATATCCGGAAGATAATTGATGATAGCTCTGCTGAAGtaaattcatcttcttcagATTTCTGGGTTTTAGTGGCTGCTTTGAAG GAATTTATCGCAAATGAGGGCAATGGTGAACCACCACTTGAGGGGACGATACCTGATATGACTTCTCTTACTGA GTATTATGTTAGCCTCCAAAGGATTTACCAAGCTAAGGCTGAATCTGACTGTCTTGCCTTGGAGCATCATGTAAGGGATATCTTGAAACGAATTGATAGAGACCCTGATTCTATTTCACGGGCATATATCAAAGCATTTTGCAGAAATGCTAGAAAACTCAAA GTCTGTAGATACCGCAGTTTGGAGGAGGAGTTCagctctccttttctttctgaaGCTCAAAAGTACTTCACTGATGAGGACTACTG CTTTGCGATCAACTTCTATGTTCTGCTACGCGCTGTCGATCGCCTTACTGCCAACTACAGCAGGTTCCCTGGACTCTTTGATAG TGAGATTGATGAGGATGTGCCTAGGCTGAAGACAGCTGCTGTTTCAGTAATGAGGGAGATGGGTTTGAACGGAGCACCCTTGTCCGAAGACCTGATTACTGAAATGTGCCGGTTTGGGGGTGCAGAAATTCATCCCGTGGCAGCCTTCATTGGCGGGGTGGCATCCCAAGAAGTAATTAAG TTGGTCACCAAACAGTTTGTGCCTTTGCTGGGAACATTTATATTCAACGGAATTGATCACAAATCTCAAGTTTTGGTGTTATAA
- the LOC102712903 gene encoding NEDD8-activating enzyme E1 regulatory subunit AXR1-like isoform X2, whose amino-acid sequence MAAAAVSFAEPKTKYDRQLRIWGDQGQDALEKASICLLTCGPTGTEAMKNLVLGGVGSVTVVDGSKVEPSDLGNNFLLDVGCLGQSRAKSVCSFLQELNDAVNAKFVEESPLDLIDTNPSFFSQFTVVIATQLPESSLLKLDSICRKANIVLVAARSYGLTGLVRISVKEHNVIESKPDHFLDDLRLHDPWTELKQFAKSIDINDKDPVVHKHTPYIVILVRLAEKWADAHDGRLPSTRQEKREFKDLIREHMLNLDEENYKEAVESSYKVSVTPGISDDIRKIIDDSSAEVNSSSSDFWVLVAALKEFIANEGNGEPPLEGTIPDMTSLTEYYVSLQRIYQAKAESDCLALEHHVRDILKRIDRDPDSISRAYIKAFCRNARKLKVCRYRSLEEEFSSPFLSEAQKYFTDEDYCFAINFYVLLRAVDRLTANYSRFPGLFDRLKTAAVSVMREMGLNGAPLSEDLITEMCRFGGAEIHPVAAFIGGVASQEVIKLVTKQFVPLLGTFIFNGIDHKSQVLVL is encoded by the exons atggccgccgccgccgtctccttcGCCGAGCCCAAGACCAAGTACGATCGCCAGCTCAG GATATGGGGTGATCAAGGACAAGATGCACTGGAGAAGGCTAGCATATGCCTGCTTACCTGTGGCCCCACTGGAACTGAAGCAATGAAGAATCTTGTGCTTGGAGGAGTAGGGAGTGTTACTGTCGTTGATGGTTCCAAAGTCGAACCATCTGACCTTGGAAACAACTTTTTGT TGGATGTAGGGTGCTTGGGGCAATCAAGAGCAAAATCTGTATGTTCATTCCTGCAAGAGCTGAATGATGCTGTAAATGCCAAGTTTGTTGAGGAGTCTCCTCTGGATCTTATAGATACAAATCCTTCGTTCTTTTCACAGTTTACCGTTGTCATTGCTACTCAG CTTCCGGAGAGTTCTTTACTGAAACTAGATAGTATCTGCAGGAAAGCAAATATTGTGTTGGTTGCTGCACGTTCATATGGTCTTACTGGTCTAGTAAGGATCAGTGTCAAG GAGCACAATGTTATAGAATCAAAACCAGACCACTTCTTGGATGATTTACGCCTTCATGATCCATGGACTGAACTCAAGCA ATTTGCAAAATCAattgatataaatgataaagatCCAGTTGTGCACAAGCACACCCCGTACATTGTTATCCTTGTGAGGCTTGCGGAAAAATGGGCAGATGCACATGATGGACGCTTACCTTCAACTAGGCAAGAGAAAAGGGAATTCAAG GACCTGATTCGAGAGCATATGCTTAATTTAGATGAAGAGAACTATAAAGAAGCAGTGGAATCCTCGTATAAAGTCTCCGTCACTCCAGGAATCA GTGATGATATCCGGAAGATAATTGATGATAGCTCTGCTGAAGtaaattcatcttcttcagATTTCTGGGTTTTAGTGGCTGCTTTGAAG GAATTTATCGCAAATGAGGGCAATGGTGAACCACCACTTGAGGGGACGATACCTGATATGACTTCTCTTACTGA GTATTATGTTAGCCTCCAAAGGATTTACCAAGCTAAGGCTGAATCTGACTGTCTTGCCTTGGAGCATCATGTAAGGGATATCTTGAAACGAATTGATAGAGACCCTGATTCTATTTCACGGGCATATATCAAAGCATTTTGCAGAAATGCTAGAAAACTCAAA GTCTGTAGATACCGCAGTTTGGAGGAGGAGTTCagctctccttttctttctgaaGCTCAAAAGTACTTCACTGATGAGGACTACTG CTTTGCGATCAACTTCTATGTTCTGCTACGCGCTGTCGATCGCCTTACTGCCAACTACAGCAGGTTCCCTGGACTCTTTGATAG GCTGAAGACAGCTGCTGTTTCAGTAATGAGGGAGATGGGTTTGAACGGAGCACCCTTGTCCGAAGACCTGATTACTGAAATGTGCCGGTTTGGGGGTGCAGAAATTCATCCCGTGGCAGCCTTCATTGGCGGGGTGGCATCCCAAGAAGTAATTAAG TTGGTCACCAAACAGTTTGTGCCTTTGCTGGGAACATTTATATTCAACGGAATTGATCACAAATCTCAAGTTTTGGTGTTATAA